GTAGATATGGACGCTTACATGCATATTTGCAGAGGCAATCGATATTTACTCAGTATTTCTCGTAGCCTTAGGGTTTCCCCTCCATACATTTTCCTTTACTCCCAAATGCTGCTGTGTGTCGGCACATCTTAATGCTTGGAGGTTTAGACATGTTGCTGCAAGAAGTTCAGTTAATTTTTTCTTCTGTAACCTTCCTGATGTTTGCACAATCCTAGTCATGGTTTTCTGAATTCTCTGCATAATTTTAGATAGTACTACTCCTAAGTTCCAATTTTCAGTGACACGCAGTTGGTTTTGCTGCATGATTTAGAAATCTCTGCTCTTATTTATAAATTTCTGCATGACAGCCTTATATAAACAATTTCGGCTTGGTCTAATCTACGGAAACTTGCACGTTATGTAGCTTGAAATTTCAAATCCTTGTTGACTTGTTGTATTACACTTCTTGGCTTTTGTGGTGCATTTTTCATACACGCACTATGGATGGATATAAGAGGAAGCTTATAACGAGAAGGATGCCGATTACTAGGGTGGCTGCGTTCGTGGGTGCTTGTGTGGTGTAGTGGCCTTGTTTGCCTAGTCTAGACTACCAAAGGGTACAGATGctgttacatacttgcatatgatCCAGTTCAGGAAATGGACAAAACAAAATTCTCTGTGTAAATGATAAGATTTAAATGAATGCTGTAACTTGTTGGAAAATTCTATGGCTTAAGACGGATCATCTCTTCCAGAGGTTTCAAGTGTTCATGAAGGCTCAGTGCCCTGCCATACTATACATGTATGTGTTGAGGAGCAAATCGCCGTGTTTTTTTAAACAGTTAGACTCAACTTTCAGAATAAGTTTGCCGGCACCAGCTGCAATAGGGTTGGTGAGCCAGTTGGTCAGCACCGCCTTGGCTATTGTTTAGCTTTTGCATCATTTTGACGTTCTCTTCGAATACAGACATGTTTTGAccatggttttaaaggcgtcgCCTAGGCGTCGCCTTAGGGACGCCTAGGCGTCCAAGCGCTCCCCCTCCGCCTTAGAAAAACACCCGCCTTAGGCGCCTAGGCGTCCAAAGCGTCCGCCTAGGCGTCGCCTAAGCGTCAGAGCGCCCCCCCTTCGCCTTAGGACGCCTTGGCGCCTTTAAAACCATGGTTTTGACGCATGTTTGAGGGAAAAAGGGAGGTTGGTGTGCTAGGGAACGACATAAACAGGCCATCATTTCACTGCACACTGCAACAAACACTGCAAACAACTCAAGATGGGATTCATACCTCAAGGCATGACAGTCAAATACTATATGCTATTAGTTCTAGGATGGAAATATTGTTATTTCTTGTGATGGTCTGCATCAAACTGGACTGTTTAACATTGGGTTCTGCCTCAAGGGTCCGACAGTTTCATTGTACTGGAGAGTACTTATTTTTCTATTGGAGAGTAGTTGGACCCCCCCCGTAGGTCGGAAAGAGGGTGAGTAAAATATGGAAAGACTTTGAGAGCCACTATGGCCATTCATTTATAATACCTTTGTGTAATGCTGTAAAATTGTACTATAATGTTGTCACGGTATTTTACTAGACATGATGTATCATTTAACTATCATTTTCATGCTACTGTTACATTTTAACTTTGCTGATATTTTGACTTACATGGCAGGGGATGGACTTAGCACAACATGTGGCTAACATGTCTGATAGGAACAGTAGCGGCAAGCAAGCTGTTTGGACAAGTGCCATGTCATCCTTTGTGCTTAAGTTCATGGCTAACCTAGTGGCTGGTGGCACTAGAACCACCAAGGGTTTCAAGGAAGTTCATCATATAAGTTGTGCCAAGGCTTTGAATGAGTTTTTCAGAATAAATTTAACTGCCATTCAGGTTTCTAACCACATTAGAAAGTGGAAAAAGAAATGGGGAAGGATTAACAAACTGAAGAGCTTAAGCGGTGCTGTTTGGGATGAGCATACGTGCACCATTGTGCTTGATCAGGAGCATTACACGGGTTACATTAAGGTAAGATTGCACCATATGCTTTCTTCACTTGGTGGTGGCATTGTTGTATCTATTTTATCGATTTTGCCTCATATTTCGTGTATTATATTACTTGGCAGGACCACCTTAGTGATGCAGACTTCTTGAACATTCCAATTGAACACTATCATGAGATGGCCACAATTTGTGGCAGTGGTACTTCAGGTGTATATGCTAGGAGAAACAGTGAACCTATTGCTACAGATGTGACTGAGAATGAATCTGAAAATGGAAAAAGCAATGGAGAGAGTGACTCTGTTGCTACAGATGAAACTGAGGATGAAactgaaaatggaaaaaccaaTGGAAGGAGTGACCCTCTTGCTACAGATGTGACTGAGAGTGAAAAAACTAATGAAGAAGCCACAAAATGTTTCACTAACACTGAGGTAGGGAACTTCGGTGATCCCACTGGCAGTTTACCACCACCAAAGAAGGCCAAGGTAAACAATGATAACGGCATTCTCGAATAAGAATTGATTTTAGTTGTATATTTTCAGCTATAGCTGGTTAAGTTTTAACAGGTTATTCAACAAATGGAGTAGTTGCTAATTGAAATGTGTTAGGTTACGAACCTTCCAGTTAGTACCACTTGTTAAACTTGTTGCCCTGCAACTAGCATCTGAACCTACTTGTGATCTACCGCTTTGTTTCTAAATTATGCTTAGTAGTCAATCACTTGGAGAAACGAGAAAACAGATGGTGCCAACAAATGGTGACGATTGGGCAACTTGCTAATATTAGACTTGACCCTTGATGGAACAGTTCTTTGTCATGTTTGCTTCATCATGGTACATACAACACATacctccaaatctctgaagataATGCCTGCTGGATGTCTTTATTTTTCTGTTTGAAATTTGAATGCTTCAGGGCTACTATATTGAACTTCTATTATGAGcctactttctcaaataacatcttatttttcccagaTGTCTCATTGATTTTATCTCTACCACATGATACTCCAGCTACGCCGCCAGACATGACTAGATCACATATAAGTCTTCTGCTAAATTCTTTCATGCACAAGGAGTTGCAGCACACTGTCACAACAGAACAAATAGAATACAGATTGCTGCAGTCAGCATTTTGGTTTTTCTTTATTAGATCTCTCGTAAGGGACACCACTTATCTACTTAGAGGTCCTCGCCATTGACTGTCCAGGGTTAGCTTTCTGAAAGGGATACAAAATCCTGGATGATGCAACCCCATTCTCCCCGTTCACTACAAGTGGATATTGTCATAGTTGCATCACAATGGGGTTCATTTGCACAGTAAGGACTAAGGAACCACCGCTTTATCCTACGGGAAGGTAGTTGGGCACCTCAGACATGTAGGTCTTGGGGAAACATCTGGTGGAAAGCAAGGAGCAGTGGAAACTCCATACCACCTATAATAGTTTATTTTCTTACCAAAAAATAGGTTGTTTCCAGGGTTGATGCTCTATACACGTGTGCAGTTTCAATTGCAGACTCTTAATCATGTGGGAGATAAtgtaaagaaaaaaaaacaaattcaGCATACGTCCCAAATGAAGTTGAATTCGAACATGAAATTTCTACATGTTTATAGAACATCACCTCTTCAACTTGGTTTCCTTTTCCACTGGACATTTTCCCGTAGATTACAAAGGAGAGCAAGCACATGATCATGGACACATACTCAAATTTTGACAATTCTTGCCAAGAAAACATTGGAAGAGTGTCAAAACCACTATGGCATTAATTTGTAGTGCCTGTATGTAAATTGTTGTTTTACCATTTTTTTATTATCTGTTTGCACAGTTTATATGATATCGTTAGCAGATTATGTTCATTACCATATTATTGTTTTCTAACCAGATCATGTTGCTATTTGGTTAGGGAATGCACTTGGAACAGCATGCAGATAACATGGGAGGTAACGATGATGGTGGTGGGGTAGTTGTTTGGGCAAATGCCACGTCGTCCTTTGTGCTTCAGTTCTTGGCTAACCTAGTGGCTGGTGGAATTAGACCCCCTCATGTTTTCAAGCAAGTTCATCTTAAATGCTGTGCGCGGGCTTTGAGTGAGCATTTCAGGGTTCAAGTGAATGTCACACAGATTTCTAACCATCTTAGGAAGTGGAAGAAAATATGGGCAAAGGTTAACACGCTGAAGAGTGTAAGTGGCGCTCTTTGGGATGAGAGTACTTGCACCATTGTCCTTGATCTTGAGCATTACACAGCTCACGTTAAGGTAAGATTGTGGTGAGGTTAAAGCTTATTTTGTTTTCTGGTTTTGGTGAGATTGTTGCATACAAATATCTTATATAATTCTTGGCAGGACCACCATCATGATGCTGACTTCTTGAACACTCCAATTAAGCACTATCGTGAGATGGCGACAATCTTTGTCAAGGATACGACTTCATCCAGGCCTGCTAAGAGTAGCAGTAAGCGTCTTGTTAGAAGCTTGACTGAGAATCTAATTGAAAAGGAAAACATGGATGGAGAGAATGACCTTATTGCCAAATGCGTTGAAGAGGCCACAATGTCTTTTACTGACTCGGATGAAGGGAATGGTGATTCCTCTGGCAGTTTACCACCGCAGCCAAAGAAGGCTAAGGTAAAAAATGATGAAAGCATGCTATGTACAATGACCCGTACTCTTGACCGGCTCACACAAGCTATAGAGAAGTGCAGCAAGGTAGATACCGATGTCCCTGAAGACCTTTGGGCTAACATGAAGGATCTCCCTGGGTTTGAACAGGAACATCTCGCCCACTACTATGCTTATCTGTGTGAGAATCCTGTAGTTGCTAGAGCATTCTACAAGCTTAGCTGGTCCCCAAAAATGATTTGGGTTGCTAGGTACATCAGGAACCACCTTTCAGCATAGTACCTACTACTTTACTAAGAGCGGGGTTATCGTAGTACTTCTTTGTGTAGTTTTTTGCATGAACCAAAGCGTAGAACTGCGGCTGATGCTATAAAATCTCATGGTTAGTTATGATATATACTGTAATTGGAGTTGGAGGATGTCACATGCTGAATGCTTGCTAACTGCTAGATCAAGCAGGCATGGTAAGATGAGCCAGGAAGGCGCAGTAATTTTTCTCTGATGTTTTTAACTGTTAGTTTTATTCAGCTCACTTCCTCATTGTTGCCATTTTATTGGTATGCTTGCTGGGTATGATTAGGCTGCTACATGTACTAATGACGACTGATGAATATCATGTGATGTAGTTTGTTATGTCTGTTCTGCATTCAGATATAATAATTAACAGAGACACATTTTTGAAGAATGGAGAGTTTGCGCTTGCAAGCACTACATAATATTTTCAGATAAGATCACGGATCAAACCTCAACACCAACTAAATAATACTACTAATAAGAGAATTTCTAGTGCTGGTAGTGTACTTGTCGACTTTCAGATGCAGCTGGACTGCTGGTTTTTTGTTTGAAAAACTTACAAAATCGATATTAGAGCACGTGCTGAATTGTAAACGTGATTGGTTACGAAGCTTCGCAGTTAGTACGACCTGTACTACCGTAGACCAACTTGTGGCTGTGTGCAGCGGCTGATCCACCAGTTTATCTCTGAAGTCTTAACCATGTTTACAGCGTGTGGCAATCATTTGGAGAAGCAGAAAACCGACGCTGCATAGAGATCGTGATGATAAAGCAACCTGCGAATATTTTGCTTGATGGACACCAACGACATGAGTTATTGTCGAgaaatgcactttggctcataggagcatatgctcccattatgtgaatccacatttcaaagtgtcaaaaaattctaaactaaatttttacatgtacatctagacattttatgttggtacacaagttttcaaaaaaaactaaaaaaaattgtggctcctgtaaaaaagacaagttttgatgctataacacgactacgtacaggatatttttttgtcttttttgtacacgccatataaaatgttgtttctccacgaaaatttgtgcactaacataaaatgtcacgatgtacacctaaaaatttatatcagaattttttaacatttttaaagttgatttttaattattttatataatgagagcatttgctcctatgagccaaattgCCACCTCCGTTATTGTCAGGCTTATCCATGATACATATACTACATACTACAGAAGAAAATTATTGTAAATCGATGGCTCAACATAGGAGGACATATTTTATATTCCAAATTCCAAATGCGTCAGAGTTGGCACTGTAAAttggacagagatttggtgctccTGGGCACCagtgctattttagaaaaaataaaaatcacATTTATCTgttttaaaaaaattagaaaaaaatcatggtgtagccaatgaattgtcccataaacgtgcaaaattttaatttaaaatacaaaaaattctgggctacacaaaaataacaaacgtgtggatctgggtatgcatatttcaaatctcaaaATTTCAacatattttgtcttttttgtgtagtctacaatataaagaaattcagattaaaattttacacgcttgtaggttacgtCATTTATTATGTCTAGATTTATTTTCAGAttattttgaaacaaatatgtatgattttcGATTTTTTTTAAACAGCAAGAGCACTGGAGTCCatgagccaaagacacttttcgctgTAAATTACCGTAAAAAATCTACTCGCTTACCAAGAACTAGCAAAAACCGAACAAGATTAACACATTCTCATTAATTTTCGATTCCCCGCGTGCAATTTATATCGATTAGATCGAACATAGGTGCAGCTCTGCACTACATTATACAGGTGTTTTGGCACCGATCGTCGGACAGCTCTGTGAGTCCACTGTCCAGAATATCATCCTCCCTGAATCCCTGATGGAAGGTCGACAACAGCCGTGCAAATCACATTTCTCCTGCAATTTCTGAACTCCAGTCGGATCCTCGAAGACATTACCTGTCCAACCAAGGGCGCAATTGGTAGCTGGCCTTGGCTCGCATCGGCCAGCAATTTTTGGCATGTTTGGTTACCTGGTCTTGTCCGCGTTGTTGCAGGAACCACTTCTCAAAGCATCCTCGGGTCATGCTTGGGCGGAACGCCTAGATCGGCCGTTTTTAGCGAGTCACCCTCGTTTCCGTAAAAGTCGACAATGTTGCATTCCCGCAGCACTGCGGGAGATAGCGTGAGCTGGCGTGGGACGGCGAAATCTCAGGGGCGCAGTAGTGCACGAATTAGGCCAGGCAACCAAACGGGCCCCAAACCTCCGTTTCCTTCCTAGTATGTTCACACAAACGACTTACAAACCATGCTGTTCCATGCCGCAATAGCACATCTCCAGCAGGTGCGACACAAAAAAAACCTAGACTTGTCCATTTTAGTCACTGAACATAAAGacacacaaaaaaaaactttGTGCCCCAAAAACGGATCGAAAATCTAGCGGATGAAAGCACCCGCGCCCGCTCCCCTATTGTCTGCCAGTGACACACGAGTCACTCCCCACCCAAACCGCCCCTCCTCCTATCCTCCATATGTGCGCCGTCTTCGCCGACCGTCGCCATTGTCGTTGTTGTCCGCTTTGGTCACTAATAGCTGGAGGCCAGGCAATGGAACTTCTTGCTCAGCCCGCCCACCAACAGCGTCGCCCAAGACTTGTCACGAACCAAGCTTGAGGTACGAACTCGGCCTATCGGCTATTTGCGCCGGCATAGACATTGACTGTAACAATTGTATGAGCATTGTGTCATGTTGTACATATATGGACCTCACTAGCTAGATCAAGTATTTCTAGAAAAACATCATCGACACATCGTCGGGCGATGACTCAGACGGTCATACCGAACTGATGATGGCCGCGGAAGCCCTCATCAATGAGCACAACGAGAGGTAGAGGTCACAGTTCAGGGGCTCGATGCACAAGTTTTGCAAAGCTGTGATTAAGGTGTTCAACGATGTTTGACACTATCCGATTGTTGTTGATCAACGAGGCAAGGGAGTTTCTTGGCATGCTTGGAAGCATAGATTGCATGTACTGGGAGTGAACGAACTGCTCTTTTTCTTGGCAGGGCGATATAGCGGGCATGTGGATGGGTGCACTGTAATTCTTGAGACTGTTGCACTCACAAGATCTTTGGATTTGACACTCTTTATTTGACATGACAGGTTTTCACAATGACATCAACATGCTACTCTCTAGTATTCTATAGGCTTGTGAAAGACAATGCTCCATTGGTTCATTACGAGATCAATGGCCATGCATACAACAAGGGTTATTATACAGTTGATGGCATCTATCCTCATTGGTCCACACTTGTGAAAACAATCTGTGCTCCAGAAGAAGAGAAAATgagagggtttccaaggaacaagAGATTTGTATGGAAACATTTCTTACAAGCTCATCATAATATCTCTATGTGACTCTAGTTAGCTTGGTTTTTCATCGTTAACCAAAagcggggagattgtaagggtattctaCCCTTAACCGTTATTTTGACAAATGATGACACCAGAGCTATTGTGTGGACCAATGATCTCTAAGTAGATACGCAGGTTTTAGTCTGCACATGAGGTTGGATGGTGGTGAGAGACCCCCCATTTGGCTTTCAAGAGAAGAGACGTTGTTTTGGCTCTTTTGTCCcttgtttatatttgagtcaTAGGAAACAAGGCACTCTTAAGAGGGATTGGTCTCGATGAGCTTGTTGGGCATGTGTTTCTATGTCATACACACATCCTACCACCTGTTTGATCCATCACATTTTCTGGGTGAGTTTAGTTTCCGAAGAAATCGTCGTTTTAAAATTGTCTGGCGATTCTGGCGTAGAGACTGGCAGCGCTGACTCTCCCGACGGAAATTTCTTGTGTGCCGACAACTTTCCGGTTTGTGTCGAAAGCCATTACATAACAGGGTTCTAGCAAAACCGAAACTTTTTTGGCGGGCCAGAATTTCTGGCCAGGGAACCGGTAGGCCGGCCTGGTTTCGGCTCAGGCAGAAAAATCGGCAGCCGTTCTGGCTGGCCGGTCCATGCGTCGGAACGTTCCGACGAGAAAACCAGTAGTGCCGATTTTTCTTTCGTTTTGGTTCGCAGGATTTTTTTCAAAATGCTATATTtctccttggactataaatacccTTCTTCCATCTTGAGAGGgttaggtcaaccattcatataactgtagggatacgttgcatagaaaacaaaaaatttcctaccgcgagaacgcattccaagccaagatgcaatctagaagacgggagcaacgaggagatgatcgagactcacccttgaagatttccaaagcctacaagatgaggctcttgttgctgcggtagatgatcacttgccgcttgcaaaagcgcgtagaagatcttgatcacggtgccacgatcaggcagcacctccgtactcggtcacacgttcggtgttgatgaagacgacgtccttctccccgttccagcgggcagcggaagtagtagctcctccttgaatccggcagcacgacggcatggtggcggtggcgatggagatctccggcggagcttcgctaagcgttgcgggagagagggaggaggtggggcggctagggtttgggagagggggtggccggccacttgaggggtgcggccaagctatggctttgtggtggctggccccctcccctatgcccctcattatataggtggaaccccaagtgttggactgcaagtcttcgaataagaccccaacccaaaaccttccatgtagtagggaaacctacccaaggtgggactcccacccaagtgggattcccacccttccatgagggggaggtggccggccaccttaggtggagtccacctgggactccacccctagggttggccggccatgggtggtggagtcccttcgggactccgccttacaaagtgatttcttccgaacttttctagaaccttctagaaccttccataaatgcaccggatcatttccaaacttggaatatgacttcctatatatgaatcttattctccggaccatcccggaactcctcgtgatgtccgggatcccatccgagacttcgaacaatacttcgaactccattccatattcaagttctactattacaacatcaaaccttaagtgtgtcaccctacggttcgcgcactatgtggacatgggtgagaactctatccgaccaataaccaatagcgggatctggagatccataatggctcccacatattcaacgatgactttagtgatcgaatgaaccattcacatataataccaattccctttgtcacgcgatattttacttgtccgaggtttgatcatcggtatctctctataccttgttcaacctcgtctcctgacaagtactctttactcgtactgtggtatgtggtctcttatgaacttattcatatgcttgcaagacattagacgatattccaccgagagggcccagagtatatctatccgtcatcgggatggacaaatcccactgttgatccatatgcctcaactcatactttccggatacttaatcccacctttataaccacccatttacgcagtggcgtttgatgtaatcaaagtacctttccagtataagtgatttacatgatctcatagtcataaggactaggtaactatgtaacgaaagcttatagcaaataacttaatgacgtgatcttatgctacgcttaattgggtgtgtccattacatcattcatataatgatataaccttgttattaataacatccaatgttcatgattatgaaactaatcatctattaatcaacaagctagttaagaggctttactagggactcattgttgtttacataacacacatgtactaatgtttcggttaatacaattatagcatggtatataaacatttatcataaacacaaatatatataataaccacttttattattgcctcttgggcatatctccaacagtctcccacttgcactagagtcaataatctagattacattgtaaggtacctaacacccatggcattctggtgttggtcatgctttgccctagggagagctttagtcaacggatctgctacattcagatcagtgtgtactttgcaaatctttacttctccatcttcgatgtattcgcgaatcgaatgataacgcagcttgatatgcttcagcctcttgtgtgaccttggttcttgtgcattggcgatggcacccatgttgtcacactagatgactagtgggtccaatgcactaggaaccacaccgagctctaaaatgaacctcttcatccataccgcttctgatgaagcctctgaagccgctatgtattctgattctgttgaagacttcgccaccgtgcactgcttcgagcttgcccacccatcgcaacaccattcaatataaacacgtacccagactgtgacttagagtcatcaggatcagtgttccaacttgcatcggtgtaactggttacaacgagctcttggtcaccaccatagcaaagaaacatatccttagttcttttcaagtacttcaggatattcttgaccgctgtccagtgttccattcctggatcactttgatatatgctagtcaaactgacagcatgtgctatatccggtctagtacatagcatggcatacatgatagagcctactgccgaggcataggggttctgactcatcctttcactttcttctgccgtagccggtccttgagtcttactcaagaccttgcctggtaacataggtaagaatcctttcttactttcgtccattctaaacttctttagaatcttgtccaggtatgtactttgtgatagccctattaggcgtcttgatctatctctataaatcttgatgcctaatatatacgatgcttcaccaaggtctttcattgaaaaactattattcaaataaccttttacactgcttaatagttctatatcattcccaatcaataatatgtcatctacatataatatcaggaatgctacagagctcccactcactttcttgtaaatacaggcctctccatgacactgtataaacccgaagtctttgatcaccttatcaaagcgtcggttccaacttctcgatgcttgcttcagtccataaattgaacgctgaagtttgcatactttgtcagcatttttaggatcgacaaaacctttgggttgtaccatatacaactcttcctcaatgtctccattaaggaacgccgttttgacatccatctgccaaatctcataatcgaaaaatgcagctattgctaacaaaatcctcacagattttagcttcgttacaggtgagaaagtctcatcgtagtcaacaccttgaatttgtcggaaaccctttgcgacaagtcgagctttatagacagtaatattaccatcagcatctgtttttctcttgaagatccatttattctcgacagcctttcggctatcaggtaagtctaccaaagtccacactttgttatcatacatggatcccatttcggatttcatggcttcttgccatttgttggaactgggctcatcatcgcttcttcatacgtcgcagggtcctcatcattgttgtccacaatcatgacatttagacaaggattataccaatcaggagtggcacgttcccttgtcgatctgggaggttcagtagctacctcgtttgaagtttcatgatcattatcattagcttcctctgttgtcggtgtaggcggcacaggaacaacttccggtactgcgctactctgatcaactagtgaagattcatcaatctcatcgagttctacttttcttccagtcacttctttagtgagaaattctttctcaagaaaggttccgttcttagcaacaaagattttgccttcggatctgtgatagaaactgtaccctatagtttccttagggtatcctatgaagatgcatttctccgctttgggttctagcttgtccggttgtaacttctttacataggcttcgcaaccccaaactttaaggaacgacagcttagatttcttgttaaaccataattcatacggtgtcgtttcaatggattttgatggtgctctatttaaagtgaatgcggctgtctctaatgcataactccaaaatgataacggcaaatcagtaagagacatcatagaacgaaccatatctaagagagttcgattacgatgttcggacacaccgtttcgttatggtgttcccggcggtgtcaattgtgaaagtattccgcatttctttaaatgcatgccaaactcataactcagatattcacctccacgatcagatcgtagaaatttaatcttcttgttacgttgattttttacttcactttggaattccttaaacttctcgaacgtttcggatttatgtttcatgaaatagatatacccatatctactcagatcatctgtgaaggttagaacataacgataaccaccgcgc
This region of Lolium perenne isolate Kyuss_39 chromosome 2, Kyuss_2.0, whole genome shotgun sequence genomic DNA includes:
- the LOC127336490 gene encoding uncharacterized protein isoform X1 gives rise to the protein MVMLDQAIPEKTYHAIRDRIPHPLLPYPAGEPSPPAAVRRPAGRQATPTSPYPCNKEPGGERCAGVQQGMDLAQHVANMSDRNSSGKQAVWTSAMSSFVLKFMANLVAGGTRTTKGFKEVHHISCAKALNEFFRINLTAIQVSNHIRKWKKKWGRINKLKSLSGAVWDEHTCTIVLDQEHYTGYIKDHLSDADFLNIPIEHYHEMATICGSGTSGVYARRNSEPIATDVTENESENGKSNGESDSVATDETEDETENGKTNGRSDPLATDVTESEKTNEEATKCFTNTEVGNFGDPTGSLPPPKKAKGMHLEQHADNMGGNDDGGGVVVWANATSSFVLQFLANLVAGGIRPPHVFKQVHLKCCARALSEHFRVQVNVTQISNHLRKWKKIWAKVNTLKSVSGALWDESTCTIVLDLEHYTAHVKDHHHDADFLNTPIKHYREMATIFVKDTTSSRPAKSSSKRLVRSLTENLIEKENMDGENDLIAKCVEEATMSFTDSDEGNGDSSGSLPPQPKKAKVKNDESMLCTMTRTLDRLTQAIEKCSKVDTDVPEDLWANMKDLPGFEQEHLAHYYAYLCENPVVARAFYKLSWSPKMIWVARYIRNHLSA
- the LOC127336490 gene encoding uncharacterized protein isoform X2; the encoded protein is MDLAQHVANMSDRNSSGKQAVWTSAMSSFVLKFMANLVAGGTRTTKGFKEVHHISCAKALNEFFRINLTAIQVSNHIRKWKKKWGRINKLKSLSGAVWDEHTCTIVLDQEHYTGYIKDHLSDADFLNIPIEHYHEMATICGSGTSGVYARRNSEPIATDVTENESENGKSNGESDSVATDETEDETENGKTNGRSDPLATDVTESEKTNEEATKCFTNTEVGNFGDPTGSLPPPKKAKGMHLEQHADNMGGNDDGGGVVVWANATSSFVLQFLANLVAGGIRPPHVFKQVHLKCCARALSEHFRVQVNVTQISNHLRKWKKIWAKVNTLKSVSGALWDESTCTIVLDLEHYTAHVKDHHHDADFLNTPIKHYREMATIFVKDTTSSRPAKSSSKRLVRSLTENLIEKENMDGENDLIAKCVEEATMSFTDSDEGNGDSSGSLPPQPKKAKVKNDESMLCTMTRTLDRLTQAIEKCSKVDTDVPEDLWANMKDLPGFEQEHLAHYYAYLCENPVVARAFYKLSWSPKMIWVARYIRNHLSA